A region of the Haematobia irritans isolate KBUSLIRL chromosome 5, ASM5000362v1, whole genome shotgun sequence genome:
GCTATTTCGGCAAACAGTGACATATTTACctgtttcagcagactttcttttcaccttttttttaatttcatttccttaTATACTCACACTAGGAATTCTCCGGCCTGTCTCTGCCTGGTGAACATACTCCACAAAGTCTTTTAAATGTTCTGGGTACCAATATGAGTAATGTACGCTATGTTATGGATCCCCTGGATGTTGGTCGCAAGGAAATCACCTACTATAAAGATCAAGATTTACAAATTGGAACTGTATTGAATGTTTATGGCAGAGCTGTAGTACTTACCGATTGTGATGAATTCACCAAAAGCTATTATCGAAAAAGGGtaacagaaaagaaaaaaacaccaCGGTAAAATTCCTTCCCTATAATTgttcatcgtttttattttcagtATGGCATAGAAGATTTTACACCAGCTCCAGTCCCTTCACGTTCCGATGATGGCATAACAGGAAGACATCGAGAACGTATTTTACCACCCTATAATGGTTGGGGTTCTTATGAAGATTCTGAAGGCAATTGTATATCCGTCGAACCCAAGCCTCCACAAGcagattttaagaaattcatACAATTGGATCGTTATATTTTACGTTTTGGAGCGAAAATCCTTTCCACCATCAAAGAGAACTGTGAACGTATGTTTATTATTTCGTATTATCTGGCCGATGATACCATACAAATATTTGAGGTGGCTGCTAGAAATTCGGGTTTCTTGGGTGGTGAATTTATGAAGCGATCACGTATTCCCTTGCCAGggcaacaaaaattcatatcacGTAGGCCACAATATTATGCGCCTTATAATTTCTATATTGGAGCAACGGTTAGTTTAAAGGATCACATATTCCATGTGGTATCGGCTGATGAGTATACTTTGATTTATATGGAACATCATCCGGAACAGGTGAGTTGAAAGACCGTATTATAGGGTTGATGCCTTTTTAATcactcgtttttttgttttagttcccTCTTGCCGATATTCAAGCCATTATGAATAAAGTTCGTGATACCCTGCGTAATAGCtataaagattttgtctgtAAATGCCTACCAGATCCAAATGCCGATGCCAAAGAGGTCCATGCCATAGGTTATGAAACTCTTAAACAGGCTTTGGTAGCAGCCTTGGGAGATAGTATTACCAATCATGAAATTATAACCATATGCCGTTATTTTTCGGCTGAGCAGGCGCCTCCTGCCACTTGTAATCGTGAAGTTGTAAGGGCAGCTGTCCATTTGGAACTTAAGCGCAGTCTTTGGAATGGCATAGATGAAATGAAGGAATATTTATTCCATATAAATCCCTTGAATAAACCATATTTATCGGAAGCTAAAATAAGATCAGCCTTAAAGGGTTGCCGCCTGCCATTCCCCCAGGAGTTAATCAATGATATGATACGTGTCCTTAATCAAAATGGTTGTGGAGAAATTGAAGTTTGTGATTTCTTAAATTTCCTTGATATGAACTGTGGCAAAGTGCCCGATATTACGCCAGTGAATTTGGCCTTTGAATTGTGTCCCAAAATACCATTTTTACATAAAGGTCGTTTGGTTAATTTCCAATGTTTCTTACAGCATTTGGGATTGGATGAggatttgaaaaaacaaaatgattaagtttttttaatgtaaaagaaTTTCTTTTGAATAAATGTCTCGTCAATTTTCTAATACATTCAATTTGGAAAATCTCCTATTTTTTTACTGCAAATgagactaacccccattttcaggaagctccgttagtgctacgttagctaacgaacttttaaaccatactatggacatgtctgtcatttggtctatatattccatatgccagttaggaacttaatagttgaagttaaccggagagaagatatttcgattttactttctgttaactgggagttaaagtctaacggagatacatgaaaatggccgtaaatgaagattaaaaaaaaaaaaaaacaaaatgattaactttttttgtaaaatatatagtaaatatctcgtaaattttctaaaaattctttgtggtaaatttcccatatatatcagcaTTTGGAATTGAATGAAGATTTgggaaaaacatttaaattattttgtaaaagatttaataaatttccaatatttctttggaatatttccaataaagaatttgggttttttaaaataaatgtctcgtcaattttctaataaattcgattttaagacatcaaaaaagaaaaatatgtcttacccccattttcatgaaactccgttagtgctacgttagctaactaatttttaaaccgatctatggacatatctgtcatcttgtccATACATTCTATATGCCAGTTAAGAGCTTAACTGCtggaaatttttcagttaaagttaactggaaaaaagatatttgcaatttactttttgttaactgacagttaaagccaaacggagctacatgaaaatggccgttaaaaaaataaatgtcttaaaaacgaatttattagaaaattcacgagacatttattaaaaaaaaatccaaattctatATTGGAAATATTCCAAAGAAATATTGGACATTTATTAaatcttttacaaaataatttaatttttttttaaattaaaaattaaattattttgtaacagatgtaataaatttccaatatagAATTTGggattgaatattaaaaaaaaaaagatttgttaatgtttttttttaataaatgtctcgtcaattttctaataaattcgTTTTAGTAAATTTCCCATATATCTTACAGAATTTGTGATTTAGTgaagatttggaaaaaaactcAAAAGATTATCttcttttgtagtttttttttttttttttttttttttttaataaataccttctcaattttctaataaattcgtttattattttctcttgtaaaaaaaaattaatataaatattttcagtgaatttttaaaaatataactgtaattgaactattttttaaaattttgtttagggaAAAAGGAATGCTTTTCACTTATCTCTATATATAAATGGAGGTATaaacatttaagaaaaaatatatataaccacTTTACATGCATCAATCTATACATCTCATTAAATACCATTCacaatataaatgttttttttttttttttaattatcttaaaacaaatacaaaaaattgaattataaaaataaaatatatgtgtaaTTTGTGCAAAGAAATACATGACCACAATGACATCACACATATGGTCTTTCACTTTActatcgtttgtttttttttactaaaatacttgtaacaaaaaaactgcttagatttacaaaaaaaaaagatttataaCTTGGATTCTGTGAGCCAATTGAATGATTGTGGTTTTCTATCTGAAGATGGGCTAATGGCCACATTAATGATGGTTGGTTTATCGGAAAGCTTTTGTGATTCCTTTACAGCTGCCTGCAGCTCTGGTATGGTTTTGCAGAAATGACCTTTCATGCCGAACATTTTCATCATTTCATCGTAACGTACTTGAACACCTAAAGCCGATGGTGGAGTTCTGtaagaaaatgaagaaaaaaagatagAAATGACATCATGATTTTGCAGTCTATAAAATGTTTCACTTAAATGTGAGGGATTCATTCagatttattcaaatttgtgaaaactGATCATGGTAGGATGGCGTACCGTCAATATctcaataacatttttgttaaactttctGCATTAAGATCCCTAACATTGAATAATTAATTCATTATAACTCACTGCTAATTGAAATTCGCCACTATTCATCACTAGTGGTACTgctgtatatttaaatttgcatgaaattatgGCCGGGTTCTCATGGTTACCActtgaaccaaaaataatctaccaaaattttagaaacaattttaccaaaaaaaactaccaaacaaaaaatcttatattttttatttctataacaaattttctcatcattttatttctatagaaaattttgtcaaacttttatttctatagaaaattttgtcaaaattttatttctatagaaaattttgtcaaaattttatttctatagaaaattttgtcaaaattatatttctatagaaaattttattaaaatattatttctatagaaaattttgtcaaaattttatttctatagaaaattttgtcaaaattttatttctatacaaaattttgtcaaaattatatttctatagaaaattttgtttttatttctatacaaaatttgtttctattttatttctatacaaaattttgtcaaaattatatttctatagaaaattttgtcaaaattttatttctatagaaaattttgtcaaaattatatttctatagaaaattttgtcaaaattatatttctatagaaaattttgtcaaacttttatttctatagaaaattttgccaacattttagaaacaattttaccaaaaaactacctaacaaaaaatcttatattttttatttctataacaagttgtctcatcattttatttctacagaaaattttgtcaaaattttatttctatagagaattttgtcaaaattttatttctatagaaaattttgtaaaaattttatttctatagaaaattttgtcaattttttttctatagaaaattttgtcaaaattttatttctatagaaaattttgtcaaaattttattcttatagaaaattttgtcaaaattttattcttatagaaaattttgtcaaaattttatttctataaaaaatttttcaaaattttatttctatagaaaattttgtcaaaatattactatagaaaattttgtcaaaattttatatctatagaaaatgttgtcaaaattttatttctctataaaattttgtcgaaactctatttctctataaaattttgtcaaaattttatttccctataaaattttgtcaaaatattatttctatagaaaattttgtcaaaattgcatttctatagaaaattatttttttttatttctgtagaaaatgtcgccaaaactttttttctatagaaaattttgccacaattttttttctatacaaaattttgtcaaaattttattgctatagaaaatgttgtcaaaattttgtttatatagaaaattttggcaaatttttatttctatagaaaaatttgtcgaaattttatttctatagaaaattatgtcctcTTCGCTACTTCTTCTCTTATGTCTCATGTTATGATGGGATGGAAGCCAATCTTGCATATAAGGGATCATGGGTTCTAACCCAATCTTGATCTAAGaccagggggctaatcacggtattcgatatcgaattcattgTTATGATGGGATGGAAGCCAATCTTGCATATAAGGGATCATGGGTTCTAGCCCAATCTTGATCTAAGACcaaggggctaatcacggcattcgatatcgaattcattatcgtatcgaaaaaaatgtcgatacgattaaaagtttggatcacggcattcgatcgaaatttgatgcaatttctctagcattaccaacaacaaaaaacgaagcagaacaaaatgaaatgacaaaattaagttagcggcacaaaatagaatatagaaggttaggttaggtggcagcctgatgtatcaggctcacttagactattcagtccattgtgataccacattggtgaacttctctcttagaaTAGGATATAGAAAAACAcatgtttttgaagatttcaaagtaaaaactaaattgtattgcattatatcttatggacccatatcccgagtaaaaatcgagagatctaatttgatacgatTGGGTATGactagatccgaaaaatggtaagatctaatcatatctaattactatggaattagatctgatcagatctcaatattggcctagatctaatgtcttacatataattatatctatgcCTGCATATGGTTGGATCTGATGTAATATCTCgtcatatatggaattatatatacTTATATCTTATTTTGTCTCATCATATCTGGGTAAATCTGCTTAGATCTAaaggggccaattttgagatctaatcatatctaattagatcccccaatttttacacgggatctatttttacattcctccgcattccttcctaattggaggatgagatgaatataaaataattcggcgacaaataaggaatataagtgcacattgttattggtgtaagtacatgggtttgaaatgaTGTGCACTAttagaaagtcaccttttgcagggtcaatggacgatttcggtTGACGAAAAACTTAAAACTTTTTCCCAGTGGAAGCCTTCTtcattcactattcttacaaggtggtccagaagcgttatgttgtcacggaaTTGTATGGTAATTGGTTGATCACAATGtcttggatatcgatctagcatgtgcactttatatatggttctttgccaagctaagatgctcgctcccgaactcgactataaccaatttttgtttaacttttattggagttgcattagtcctaaatattcaaaatatgttacttatatgtaaatttactacaaattcgaactaaaactaatacATTTACTATTCTTATATGGCGAAAACAgtgtaaaaaacaagtgaaaaatattttacgatCGAAATTTACCAatcaaaaaattgtcgatcaaaaaaacttgatatcgactcccgtggtccgaaaaatttagatttcgatcaaaagttctcgatatcgaatgccgtattAGCCCCCAGAAAACTCTTTTCCGTGTTTTTATCCTCTCAATTGAAAATGTcataaatgttgtaaaaaaggaAATCCCTTATCATAGTGATCATAGATTGCTACTATAGTAATCCGTCCAGCTTATCAACAAAGATTCATCAACTCATTCTTCATACTTACACTTGCGACAAATCACCGGCACTGCGAATGGCATCAAATGTGTCTTGGTCAAATCCTCCATAGATGCCATTATTATTAACAATAACAATAGTCACGGGCAAATTGTAACGAACCATTGTTTCAATTTCCATACCAGAGAAACCAAATGCACTATCACCTTCAACACATATCACACGCTTTCCGGGGAAACGATCACGACAGAATAATGCTGCTGCTATAGCAAAACCAGGCCCAACACCCATTGTACCAAAAGTACCAGCATCCAAACGATGACGTGGCAAGGTATTCAAAAGCATTGAACGACCAATATCCATAGTATTGGCACCTTCGCTAACAATTATAGCATCGCTTGGAATTAGTTCACGTAAATGATGGAATACAGCATAGTAGTTCAATGGTGTCGATGTATTCATGGCCATCTGTTGGACAGCATCACGATTTTGACGGCATTTGGCAGAAAGTACTTGCCACCATTCATTGTCATTGGCGAAACGATAGTTAATGGCATTCATTTGTTCGAAAATTTGTTCGGCAAAAGGTTTAATGTCCGATTGAATGGCTACGGAAGCGGTAACCGAATTGTGCAATTCTTCTGGGCAAATATCGACCTAAAAgggaaatatatgaaaatatgaaaataaaaaaattcaagacATCCAAAAACTCTTTAAGTATCCCACCTGAATAAATTTAACATCCTTATCGTAACGTGGTGGACGACCGAAATGCAAAATCCAATTCAAGCGAGCTCCCAACAATAGGACAACATCTGCTTTTTGCAAAGCCAAAGTACGAGCCGACGACACACATTGTGCGGCTGTGTCAGAGATTACACCCTTTCCCATGGGCGTAGGCAAAAATGGCAAATTTGTATTCTCAATGAAATGACGGAGAATATGCTCTGCATGCGAATAGGCAGCACCCTTGCCCACAATAACCAATGGACGTTTGGCTGTACGCAACAAATTAACAGCTCGAATAACATCATCATGTGATGGATATACAAGAGGAGCCGTGGGATGAGCCAAAGTCTTGTATAGTTTCTCTTCGGCTACTCTGGATTGCAATAGATTACCAGGGA
Encoded here:
- the Efhc1.2 gene encoding EF-hand domain containing 1.2, which gives rise to MLRIPGMPFLPGTTFRDISKTKYPKPQTLMSYKGISMLNDRKPPGLVDSHGMIVDPNCPPAQIPSTYPPKVGPKLPPWLAYDKQVLCFNAYFKETLQEVYHAPYQVRKVKIFYYLEDGTMQIVEPKVPNSGIPQGCMVHRQRIPKAPPCQADFISILDLNVNTTVQIFDRVYHITSCDKFTRHFLNKSGIPVPDPIDEPVDPTTEMRKRSGLKISNPLPKKHSFAQFLEFDRMVLKFQGYWDDRSEFGDVRKLDVCYYLSDDTIDIKEQFPKNSGREGPSTFLKRCKLPREFSGLSLPGEHTPQSLLNVLGTNMSNVRYVMDPLDVGRKEITYYKDQDLQIGTVLNVYGRAVVLTDCDEFTKSYYRKRYGIEDFTPAPVPSRSDDGITGRHRERILPPYNGWGSYEDSEGNCISVEPKPPQADFKKFIQLDRYILRFGAKILSTIKENCERMFIISYYLADDTIQIFEVAARNSGFLGGEFMKRSRIPLPGQQKFISRRPQYYAPYNFYIGATVSLKDHIFHVVSADEYTLIYMEHHPEQFPLADIQAIMNKVRDTLRNSYKDFVCKCLPDPNADAKEVHAIGYETLKQALVAALGDSITNHEIITICRYFSAEQAPPATCNREVVRAAVHLELKRSLWNGIDEMKEYLFHINPLNKPYLSEAKIRSALKGCRLPFPQELINDMIRVLNQNGCGEIEVCDFLNFLDMNCGKVPDITPVNLAFELCPKIPFLHKGRLVNFQCFLQHLGLDEDLKKQND
- the Hacl gene encoding 2-hydroxyacyl-CoA lyase, which gives rise to MSEIEVPQIIAESLVQQGVEYVFGIIGIPVVELSMAFQAAGLKYIGMRNEQAACYAAQAIGYLTGKPGVCLVVSGPGLLHVTGGMANAQVNCWPLIVIGGATSEDHEGIGGFQECNQVELSRPYCKYAARPPTAALIPLHVEKAVRYTTYGRPGVAYLDFPGNLLQSRVAEEKLYKTLAHPTAPLVYPSHDDVIRAVNLLRTAKRPLVIVGKGAAYSHAEHILRHFIENTNLPFLPTPMGKGVISDTAAQCVSSARTLALQKADVVLLLGARLNWILHFGRPPRYDKDVKFIQVDICPEELHNSVTASVAIQSDIKPFAEQIFEQMNAINYRFANDNEWWQVLSAKCRQNRDAVQQMAMNTSTPLNYYAVFHHLRELIPSDAIIVSEGANTMDIGRSMLLNTLPRHRLDAGTFGTMGVGPGFAIAAALFCRDRFPGKRVICVEGDSAFGFSGMEIETMVRYNLPVTIVIVNNNGIYGGFDQDTFDAIRSAGDLSQVTPPSALGVQVRYDEMMKMFGMKGHFCKTIPELQAAVKESQKLSDKPTIINVAISPSSDRKPQSFNWLTESKL